Within the Pseudomonas fulva genome, the region ATTCGAAAATTACGAATCTTTTGTTTCATGACTGACGATGATGGGGTGAAGCCGATGAAGAAGGGATTGATTGCACTGCTGACCGCTGGCCTGCTGTTGACCCAGGCGGCCACCGCGCTGGCCGACCAGTTGCAAGAGATCGAAAAGCGCGGGGTGATCCGTGTCGCCGTGCCTCAGGATTTCCCGCCCTTCGGCTCCGTGGGCACCGACCTGCAGCCCCAGGGCTATGACATCGACATGGCCAGGTACCTGGCCAAGGAGATGAAACTTAAGTTGCAATTGGTGCCGGTCACCAGTGCCAACCGGGTGCCGTACCTGCAGACCGACAAGGTCGACCTGGTGATTTCCAGCCTGGGCAAGAATGCCGAGCGTGAACAGGTGATCGATTTCAGTGCGGCCTATGCGCCGTTCTTCCTTGGCGTGTTCGGCGCCAAGGACAGCACCCTGGAGAAGGCCGACGAGCTGGTCGGCAAGTCGATTGGCGTGACCCGCGGCGCCGTGGAGGACATGGTGCTCACCGAGGTGGCACCCGCAGGTGCCCAGGTCAGGCGTTACGAAGACAACAACACCACGCTGTCGGCGTACCTGTCCGGGCAGGTGGAGTATGTGGCCACTGGCAACCTGGTGGTCGCCGCCATCGAGCGCCAGAACGCTGCCCGCGCGCCCGTCGCCAAATTCATGCTCAAGGATTCGCCCTGCTACATCGGCCTGCGCAAGGGCGAAGCGGCGCTGAAAGCCAGGGTCGACGCGCTGATCGAGCAGGCCAAGGCCGATGGCACCCTCAATGGCCTCTCCGAACAGTGGCTGAAGGCGCCACTGCCGGCGAATCTGGGCGCGTAAGGGCTGACGATGATGGCGCAGCTGAATTTTTCCGCCCTGTGGCCCTACTGGCCGGAGCTGCTCTCCGGCCTGTGGGTGACCATCCAGCTCACGGTGATGGCGACCGTGGGCGGTGTGGCCCTGGGCATTCTTGGCGCGGCCCTGCGCAGCGGCCGGCCGAGCATGCTCGGTCGCCTCTGGGGCGTCTACGTCGAGCTGATTCGCAACACGCCGTTCGTGGTGCAGCTGTTCTTCATCGTCTTCGGCCTGCCCAACCTGGGGGTGAAGCTGACGGCGGGGGAGGCGGCGTTGCTGGCCATGCTGATCAACCTGGGGGCCTACAGCACCGAGATCATCCGCGCCGGTATCCAGGTCACGCCCCGTGGCCAGTGGGAGGCCGGCCGCGTGCTGGGCCTGAGCCGCACGCAAACCTTCGTGCGGGTGGTGTTGCCGCCATCGCTGAAGCGCATTTATCCGGCGCTGGTCAGCCAGTGCATCATCGTGATGCTTGGCTCGTCGGTGGTTTCCCAGGTGTCCCATGAGGAACTGACCTTCGCCGCCAACCTGATCCAGTCGCGTACCTTCCTGAGCTTCGAGGTGTATCTGGTGACCACCCTGATGTACCTGGCGCTGTCCATCGCCATGCGCCAGTTGCTGCTGGCGGTCGGGCGCAAGTGGTTTGGAGAGCAGCCATGATGACCACCTTCACCGACTGGGACATCCTGCGCAACCTGCTGCTGGCTGCGCGCTGGACCGTTCTGCTGTCTCTGACCGCATTCATCGGCGGCACCCTGGTGGCCATTCCGCTGGTCATGGCGCGACTGTCCAAGCGCGCCTGGCCGCACTGGCTGGTTCGCGGCTACACCGAGTTGTTCCAGGGCACGCCGCTGCTGATGCAGCTGTTCCTGGCATTCTTCGGCGTGGCCTTGCTGGGCATCGATGTGTCGCCCTGGACCGCAGCCTCGCTGGCGCTGACCCTCTATACCAGTGCGTTTCTGGTGGATATCTGGCATGGCAGCATCCGCGCGCTACCCCGTGGCCAGTGGGAAGCCTGTCGCTGCCTGGGGCTGGACGTCGGGCAGACCCTGTTTCGCGTCATCCTGCCCCAGGCGCTGCGCATCGGCATCGCGCCCACCGTGGGCTTCGCCGTGCAGGTGATCAAGGGCACCGCGCTGGCGTCGATCATCGGCTTCGTCGAGCTGACCAAGGCCGGCACCATCCTCAACAACGTCACCTACGAGCCCTTCAAGGTGTTCGGTCTGGTGGCGCTGGGCTACTTCCTGATGTGTTATCCGCTGTCGCGTTACAGCCAGTATCTGGAGAAGAAATTCAATGCCGCTCATCACCATTGATCAGGTACATAAGTACTACGGCGACAACCACGTGCTCAAGGGGGTCGATCTCGATATCGAGGTCGGCGAGGTGGTGTCGATCATCGGCCGCAGTGGCTCGGGCAAGAGCACCTTGTTGCGCTGCATCAATGGGCTGGAGGGCTACCAGGACGGCAGCATCAAGCTTGGCGGCATGACCGTCACCGATCGCGACTCCCAGGCCCGGGAGATCAGTCGCTCGGTGGGCATGGTGTTCCAGAGCTTCAACCTGTTCCCGCACATGACCGCCCGTGAGAACGTCATGCTGGCGCCACGCCGCGTGCTGAAGAAGAGCGATGCCGAGTGCCGTGAGCTGGCGGCGCGCATGCTCGAGAAGGTGGGCCTCGGTGATCGCCTGGACTATTACCCGGCGAGCCTTTCCGGCGGCCAGCAGCAGCGCGTCGCCATTGCCCGGGCGCTGGCCATGTCGCCCAAGGTGCTGCTGTGCGACGAAATCACTTCGGCGCTGGACCCGGAGCTGGTCGGCGAGGTGCTCAAGGTGCTCGAGCAACTGGCCAAGGAGGGCATGACCCTGATCCTGGTCACCCACGAAATGAACTTCGCCCAGGAAGTCGGCGACCGCGTGGTGTTCATGCACCAGGGGCGGGTATGGGAGCAGGGCCCCAGCCGCGAGCTGTTCGCCAACCCGCAGAGCGCCGAACTCAAGCAATTCATCTCGTCCGTACGCGGACTGAACTGAGCGTCACCAGAACGAGAACCAGCAGATGAACACGACTTTCCTGCCCGTCAATCCGCCCCAGCGCCTGCTCATGGGCCCTGGCCCGATCAATGCCGACCCGCGCGTGCTGCGCGCCATGTCCAGCCAGTTGATCGGCCAGTACGACCCGGCCATGACCGGCTATATGAACGAGGTGATGGCCCTGTATCGCGGCGTGTTCCGCACCGCCAACGCCGCCACCCTGCTGGTCGACGGCACCTCGCGGGCCGGCATCGAGGCGATTCTGGTGTCGGCGATTCGCCCGGGCGACAAGGTGCTGGTGCCGGTGTTCGGCCGCTTCGGCCATCTGCTCTGTGAAATCGCCCGGCGTTGCCGCGCCGAGGTGCACAGCATCGAGGTGCCCTGGGGTGAAGTGTTCACCCCAGGGCAGATCGAAGATGCCATCAAGCAGGTGAAGCCGCGCCTGCTGCTGACCGTACAGGGCGATACCTCGACCACCCTGCTGCAACCGCTGGCCGAGCTGGGTGACATTTGCCGCCGCCACGGCGTGCTGTTCTATACCGATGCCACCGCTTCCCTGGGCGGTAATGCCCTGGAGACCGATGCCTGGGGGCTCGATGCGGTGTCCGCCGGCCTGCAGAAGTGCCTGGGCGGGCCGTCCGGTACGGCGCCGATCACCCTGAGCGCGGCGATGGTGGAGGTGATCCGCCGCCGGGCCCATGTGGAGGCCGGCATCCGCACTGAGGCCCACCAGGACGGCGACGACGAGATGATCTACTCCAACTATTTCGACCTCGGCATGATCCTCGACTACTGGGGCCCCGAGCGCCTCAACCACCATACCGAAGCCACCTCGGCGCTGTTCGGTGCCCGTGAGTGCGCCCGTGTGTTGCTCGAAGAAGGCCTGGACGCCGCCATCGCGCGCCACAAGCTGCATGGCGACGCCCTGCTCAAGGGCATTCAGGGCATGGGCCTGGAGACTTTCGGCAACCTCGAGCACAAGATGAACAACGTGCTGGGCGTGGTGATTCCCGACGGCATACACGGCGAGCAGGTGCGCCAGATCCTGCTGCAGGACTTCGGCATCGAGATCGGCACCTCCTTCGGACCGCTGGCCGGCAAGATCTGGCGCATCGGCACCATGGGCTACAACGCTCGCAAGGATTGCGTGATGCAGACCCTCAGCGCCCTGGAAGCGGTGCTCAACCGCCTTGGCCTGCGCACCACCCAGGGTGCGGCCATGCAGGCGGCCTGGGATCACTATGGCGAGCGCGGCTGATGGGCGCCCTGGACAATCAGCAGGCCGCGGCGCGGGTCATGGCGCGCTGCGACGAACTGGCGGCGATCAGCGAGTCCGCCGAGGGCCTGACCCGGGTCTATCTGTCGACCGA harbors:
- a CDS encoding pyridoxal-phosphate-dependent aminotransferase family protein → MNTTFLPVNPPQRLLMGPGPINADPRVLRAMSSQLIGQYDPAMTGYMNEVMALYRGVFRTANAATLLVDGTSRAGIEAILVSAIRPGDKVLVPVFGRFGHLLCEIARRCRAEVHSIEVPWGEVFTPGQIEDAIKQVKPRLLLTVQGDTSTTLLQPLAELGDICRRHGVLFYTDATASLGGNALETDAWGLDAVSAGLQKCLGGPSGTAPITLSAAMVEVIRRRAHVEAGIRTEAHQDGDDEMIYSNYFDLGMILDYWGPERLNHHTEATSALFGARECARVLLEEGLDAAIARHKLHGDALLKGIQGMGLETFGNLEHKMNNVLGVVIPDGIHGEQVRQILLQDFGIEIGTSFGPLAGKIWRIGTMGYNARKDCVMQTLSALEAVLNRLGLRTTQGAAMQAAWDHYGERG
- a CDS encoding amino acid ABC transporter permease, which gives rise to MTTFTDWDILRNLLLAARWTVLLSLTAFIGGTLVAIPLVMARLSKRAWPHWLVRGYTELFQGTPLLMQLFLAFFGVALLGIDVSPWTAASLALTLYTSAFLVDIWHGSIRALPRGQWEACRCLGLDVGQTLFRVILPQALRIGIAPTVGFAVQVIKGTALASIIGFVELTKAGTILNNVTYEPFKVFGLVALGYFLMCYPLSRYSQYLEKKFNAAHHH
- a CDS encoding amino acid ABC transporter permease — translated: MMAQLNFSALWPYWPELLSGLWVTIQLTVMATVGGVALGILGAALRSGRPSMLGRLWGVYVELIRNTPFVVQLFFIVFGLPNLGVKLTAGEAALLAMLINLGAYSTEIIRAGIQVTPRGQWEAGRVLGLSRTQTFVRVVLPPSLKRIYPALVSQCIIVMLGSSVVSQVSHEELTFAANLIQSRTFLSFEVYLVTTLMYLALSIAMRQLLLAVGRKWFGEQP
- a CDS encoding transporter substrate-binding domain-containing protein is translated as MTDDDGVKPMKKGLIALLTAGLLLTQAATALADQLQEIEKRGVIRVAVPQDFPPFGSVGTDLQPQGYDIDMARYLAKEMKLKLQLVPVTSANRVPYLQTDKVDLVISSLGKNAEREQVIDFSAAYAPFFLGVFGAKDSTLEKADELVGKSIGVTRGAVEDMVLTEVAPAGAQVRRYEDNNTTLSAYLSGQVEYVATGNLVVAAIERQNAARAPVAKFMLKDSPCYIGLRKGEAALKARVDALIEQAKADGTLNGLSEQWLKAPLPANLGA
- a CDS encoding amino acid ABC transporter ATP-binding protein; amino-acid sequence: MPLITIDQVHKYYGDNHVLKGVDLDIEVGEVVSIIGRSGSGKSTLLRCINGLEGYQDGSIKLGGMTVTDRDSQAREISRSVGMVFQSFNLFPHMTARENVMLAPRRVLKKSDAECRELAARMLEKVGLGDRLDYYPASLSGGQQQRVAIARALAMSPKVLLCDEITSALDPELVGEVLKVLEQLAKEGMTLILVTHEMNFAQEVGDRVVFMHQGRVWEQGPSRELFANPQSAELKQFISSVRGLN